In a single window of the Callithrix jacchus isolate 240 chromosome 1, calJac240_pri, whole genome shotgun sequence genome:
- the ZBTB5 gene encoding zinc finger and BTB domain-containing protein 5 encodes MDFPGHFEQIFQQLNYQRLHGQLCDCVIVVGNRHFKAHRSVLAACSTHFRALFSVAEGDQTMNMIQLDSEVVTAEAFAALIDMMYTSTLMLGESNVMDVLLAASHLHLNSVVKACKHYLTTRTLPMSPPSERVQEQSARMQRSFMLQQLGLSIVSSALNSSQTGEEQPAPMSSSMRSNLDQRTPFPMRRLHKRKQSAEERARQRLRPSMEESAISDVTPENGPPGVHSREEFFSPDSLKIVDNPKADGMTDNQEDSAIIFDQSFGTQEDAQVPSQSDNSAGNMAQLSMASRATQVETSFDQEAATEKSSFQCENPEVGLSEKEHMRVVVKSEPLSSPEPQDEVSDVTSQAEGSESVEVEGVVVSAEKIDLSPESSDRSFSDPQSSTDRVGDIHILEVTNNLEHKSTFSISNFLNKSRGNNFTANQNNDDNIPNTTSDCRLESEAPYLLSPEAGPAGGPSSAPGSHVENPFSEPTDSHFVRPMQEVMGLPCVQTSGYQGEQFGMDFSRSSLGLHSSFSRVMIGSPRGAASNFPYYRRIAPKMPVVTSVRSSQIPENSPSSQLMMNGATSSFENGHPSQSGPPQLTRASADVLSKCKKALSEHNVLVVEGARKYACKICCKTFLTLTDCKKHIRVHTGEKPYACLKCGKRFSQSSHLYKHSKTTCLRWQSSNLPSTLL; translated from the coding sequence ATGGATTTTCCTGGTCACTTTGAACAAATCTTCCAGCAGCTGAACTACCAGAGACTTCATGGCCAGCTCTGTGATTGTGTCATTGTAGTGGGGAATAGACACTTTAAAGCCCACCGCTCCGTGCTAGCAGCATGCAGCACACATTTCCGAGCACTGTTCTCAGTGGCAGAAGGAGATCAGACCATGAACATGATCCAGCTGGATAGCGAGGTGGTGACAGCAGAGGCCTTTGCTGCACTGATTGACATGATGTATACCTCCACCCTCATGCTAGGGGAGAGCAATGTTATGGATGTCTTATTGGCAGCCTCTCACCTGCATTTGAACTCTGTTGTTAAGGCATGTAAACATTACCTAACAACAAGGACGCTGCCCATGTCTCCCCCCAGTGAGCGTGTTCAGGAGCAGAGCGCCCGCATGCAGCGCTCCTTTATGTTACAGCAGCTGGGACTAAGCATCGTGAGTTCAGCCCTCAATTCCAGCCAGACTGGTGAGGAGCAGCCAGCCCCCATGAGCTCTTCCATGCGCAGTAACCTGGATCAGCGCACGCCCTTCCCCATGAGACGTCTTCATAAGCGCAAGCAGTCTGCAGAGGAGCGGGCCAGGCAGCGCCTGCGACCCTCCATGGAAGAGTCTGCCATTTCAGATGTTACACCAGAGAATGGGCCTCCGGGGGTTCATTCTCGGGAGGAGTTCTTTTCACCAGATTCTCTCAAAATTGTGGATAATCCTAAAGCCGATGGAATGACTGATAACCAGGAAGACAGTGCTATCATATTTGATCAGTCTTTTGGCACTCAAGAAGATGCCCAGGTGCCCAGCCAGTCTGACAACAGTGCTGGCAACATGGCACAGTTGTCTATGGCCTCTCGTGCAACTCAGGTTGAGACTAGTTTTGATCAGGAAGCTGCAACTGAGAAAAGTAGTTTTCAGTGTGAAAATCCTGAGGTTGGCCTCAGTGAGAAGGAGCACATGAGAGTGGTAGTTAAATCTGAGCCCCTGAGCTCGCCTGAGCCTCAGGATGAAGTGAGTGATGTGACCTCACAAGCAGAAGGCAGTGAGTCTGTGGAAGTGGAAGGAGTTGTGGTCAGTGCTGAGAAGATAGACCTCAGCCCTGAAAGCAGTGATCGGAGTTTTTCAGATCCCCAGTCTAGCACAGACAGGGTAGGTGATATCCACATTTTGGAAGTCACAAATAACCTAGAGCATAAGTCCACTTTTAGTATTTCAAACTTTCTTAACAAGAGCAGAGGAAATAACTTTACTGCAAATCAGAACAATGATGATAATATCCCAAATACCACTAGTGACTGCAGGCTGGAGAGCGAGGCCCCCTATTTGTTGAGTCCAGAGGCTGGGCCTGCAGGTGGCCCCTCCTCTGCCCCTGGCTCCCATGTAGAGAACCCATTTAGTGAACCTACAGACTCCCACTTCGTCAGGCCTATGCAGGAGGTGATGGGCCTGCCGTGTGTGCAGACTTCAGGCTACCAAGGAGAACAGTTTGGGATGGACTTTTCCAGGTCTAGTTTGGGCCTCCACTCCTCATTCTCCAGGGTAATGATAGGTTCCCCAAGGGGAGCAGCCAGTAACTTTCCATACTACCGCCGCATAGCTCCCAAAATGCCAGTTGTAACTTCCGTCAGGAGCTCACAGATCCCAGAAAACTCTCCCAGTTCCCAGCTAATGATGAATGGAGCTACATCCTCATTTGAAAATGGCCATCCTTCCCAGTCTGGCCCTCCACAGTTGACCAGGGCATCTGCTGATGTCCTGTCAAAGTGTAAGAAGGCCTTATCAGAGCACAATGTTTTGGTTGTAGAGGGAGCTCGCAAGTATGCCTGCAAAATCTGCTGCAAAACTTTTCTGACTTTGACAGATTGCAAGAAGCACATCCGTGTTCACACAGGTGAAAAGCCCTATGCCTGCCTGAAGTGTGGCAAGAGGTTTAGTCAGTCCAGCCACCTGTATAAGCACTCAAAGACTACCTGCCTGCGCTGGCAGAGCAGCAATCTTCCCAGCACTTTGCTCTAG